Within Desulfobacter sp., the genomic segment GGCAGATTATTGGCAATTATTTTCCAGACCATTAAAATAAGGAGACAACCATTGAAAATTGCAATTACTGCATGGGGCAACCGGGTCTCTCCTGTTTTTGATGCAGCCGGCACCCTGCTTGTCGCCCAAATCGAAAACCACACCATTAAAAAGAAAACCTACCATGCATTTGAGCCGGACGACATTAAAGAACTGGCGGCCCTGATGCACCGTGAGCAGGTCTCCACACTGATCTGCGGCGCCATTTCAACCAAGCCTGCCACCCGTATCGTGGAAAACCATATCCGTCTGATATCCTTTGTTTCGGGGAATGCCCTGGAAGTGCTCAACTCTTTCGCCTCCAGAAACACCATCGACCAAACCTTTATGATGCCCGGGTGCAGCCTGGATTATTCCCGGCGTCCCTCCATCTGATTCCGCTGTCGTTTTAATCCGGTTTGCAGCCTTGACAAGGTCTGGGGATTTTTCATATCATAGGTGCCCACGGGCCGAGGGATCTGCCCGGAAATAATTTCGCAACCGTTGCCGCAGTCCGTTCACCCCAATGCAGGAGCAATGTATAATGACACCGGACACCTCCACTGTTCTCTTTGCCTTTTCCCTTACCCTTTTTGCCGGACTCTCCACGGGTGTGGGATCGGCCCTGGCATTTTTCGCGCGCCAGACCAATACTGTTTTTCTCACCGCCTCCCTGGGTTTTTCCGCCGGGGTGATGATCTATGTCTCCATGATTGAAATCTTCGTCAAGGCCAGGGATGCCCTGAGTGAAGCCGTTGGCCCCTCCCAGGGATATTTGCTGACCACCGCAGCCTTTTTCGGCGGCATCCTGTTAATCGCCCTCATTGATAAGCTGGTGCCCAGTTTTGAAAACCCGCACGAGGCCAGGGGCATAGAGGATATGTCCCTGGCCGGCGAGGCTGCCCGTAAAAAGAAGAACCTGGAACGGATGGGACTTTTTTCCGCCCTGGCCATTGCCATCCACAATTTTCCCGAAGGGCTGGCCACCTTTGTGGGCGGTCTGCATGACCCGGCAATGGGCATCAGCATTGCCGTTGCCATAGCCATCCACAATATCCCCGAGGGCATCGCGGTATCCGTCCCCCTTTACTATGCCACGGGCAGCCGGAAAAAGGCCTTTGGCCTCTCTTTTCTTTCCGGGCTCTCGGAACCCGTGGGGGCCCTGGTGGGATATTTTCTCTTTTTTAAATTTTTCAATGGTTATGTTTTCGGCCTTCTCTTTGCCGTGGTGGCCGGCATCATGGTCTTCATCTCCCTGGATGAGCTGCTGCCCACGGCGGAAAAATACGGGGAGCACCATATTGCCATGTACGGGGTGGTGGCGGGTATGGTCGTGATGGCGGCCAGCCTGGTCCTCTTTGCTTAAAAATTATTCCGAAAGGATATGTTAAAAAATAAGGATGAGTCATAAGGGACGCGGCTATCTTTACTTTGTTTATCTTTAATCAGGTCCAGCATTTGTCCATCTATACTGAAGGGAAACCATCATGCAGCCTAACGCCCTGCAGTTAATAAAGGATGCCATCGGCGATGAATTTGTTCTGGAGGATCAGGCCACCCGCCTCCGTTATTCCAGAACGACATTGTCAAAAAATGTAATCCCCAAAGCTGTGGTCACCCCCAAAACCAGCGCTGAAATTCAGGAAATCGTGAGTATAGCCAATCGGTATAAAGCGGAACTTTACCCGATAAGCAAAGGGAAAAACTGGGGGTACGGATCAGCCTGTGCCGTCCATGAAGGCCAGATAATTGTCGACCTTTCAAGGATGGATAGGATACTGGAGGTAAACCAAGCGCTTGCCTATGCCGTTATCGAACCTGGTGTGACCCAGATTCAGCTTCATAATTACTTAAAAAATAGAAATCTCCCCCTTTGGCTGGACTGCACGGGGTCAGGGCCTGAGGCAAGTATCCTGGGCAACACCCTTGAACGGGGTTTCGGCCACACCCCCTATGGGGATCATTTTCTGTATTCCTGCGGAATGGAAGTGATTCTCGGAGACGGGCGGAAGGTGAATACCGGTTTCGGCCATTATAAAAATGCGAAGGCAGCACATGTGTTTCGGTATGGAATCGGCCCCTATCTTGACGGAATTTTCACCCAATCAAACTATGGTATTGTGACAAAGCTCGGTATCTGGCTCATGCCGGAACCAGAATGCTGCAAGATGTTTTTTTGTTCTGTCCCCAGAGACGAGGACCTGTCTGCTGTCATTGAAACCCTTCGCCCCCTTAAATTGAGCGGGCAAATTAAAAGCCTGATACATATTGGAAACGACTTAAGGGTGATCTCCTCATTCAACCGGTACCCCTGGGAAATGGCAGAAAATAAAACGCCGTTAAGCGATGACCTGCGAAA encodes:
- the zupT gene encoding zinc transporter ZupT, which produces MTPDTSTVLFAFSLTLFAGLSTGVGSALAFFARQTNTVFLTASLGFSAGVMIYVSMIEIFVKARDALSEAVGPSQGYLLTTAAFFGGILLIALIDKLVPSFENPHEARGIEDMSLAGEAARKKKNLERMGLFSALAIAIHNFPEGLATFVGGLHDPAMGISIAVAIAIHNIPEGIAVSVPLYYATGSRKKAFGLSFLSGLSEPVGALVGYFLFFKFFNGYVFGLLFAVVAGIMVFISLDELLPTAEKYGEHHIAMYGVVAGMVVMAASLVLFA
- a CDS encoding FAD-binding oxidoreductase, translating into MQPNALQLIKDAIGDEFVLEDQATRLRYSRTTLSKNVIPKAVVTPKTSAEIQEIVSIANRYKAELYPISKGKNWGYGSACAVHEGQIIVDLSRMDRILEVNQALAYAVIEPGVTQIQLHNYLKNRNLPLWLDCTGSGPEASILGNTLERGFGHTPYGDHFLYSCGMEVILGDGRKVNTGFGHYKNAKAAHVFRYGIGPYLDGIFTQSNYGIVTKLGIWLMPEPECCKMFFCSVPRDEDLSAVIETLRPLKLSGQIKSLIHIGNDLRVISSFNRYPWEMAENKTPLSDDLRNLFCRRGKFGAWNISGAIYGSKSQVKHNKKELKKALKGLGKLQFIGDKTISIGKRISQVLERSHLMPEFNTKLKALEKVYGLIQGTPTDAFLFGTLWRVKGALKTASIDPLDHNAGLLWISPIMPMTGATATNLIRMVNPVFKHYGFEPLITVSLITERAMVSVITISFDREDPKGIARAEECYDDLFRLIMEEGYPPYRTNIHTMEKLAGNSQIFWKVTKDIKTALDPNAVIAPGRYQPFDF
- a CDS encoding dinitrogenase iron-molybdenum cofactor biosynthesis domain-containing protein; amino-acid sequence: MKIAITAWGNRVSPVFDAAGTLLVAQIENHTIKKKTYHAFEPDDIKELAALMHREQVSTLICGAISTKPATRIVENHIRLISFVSGNALEVLNSFASRNTIDQTFMMPGCSLDYSRRPSI